CATTCGAGATGCTTGGATTGAAGAAAATGGTGCGATACCAGTGGGGAATAGTTCTGAAAAAGAAAAATGGAATGACCCCATCGACGCAAAACTAGCGATGACAGCCGAGGAACAGGCGAAGTTTACGAGCCTAACGATAGATGAAATAGGACAAGTAAAATTGTTAAAAAATGTAGCACGGCGAGTTGAAGAAGAAATCTTCACAGAGCTGAAAGCCCGTGGCGTACAAGTGGAACTCCGCTTCAATCCCAAATTAAAAGAAAGTGGCTTACTTGACCTAAAATAATTGCGGCTCTAAAATTCCCGTTTCCTCTTGGCACAAACCCTCGCTTGTGATTTTATCTCATGCCCCCATTGCTGAACAATCGTTATAAAATTATCCAGACTC
Above is a genomic segment from Funiculus sociatus GB2-C1 containing:
- a CDS encoding GIY-YIG nuclease family protein, yielding MTDNNIPPLPSLEYIPYIDENGHLPEQWQGKIGVYAVFDNEKVLQLINYSRDISVSIKQHLVRQPQHCYWLKAHIIERPNRTILESIRDAWIEENGAIPVGNSSEKEKWNDPIDAKLAMTAEEQAKFTSLTIDEIGQVKLLKNVARRVEEEIFTELKARGVQVELRFNPKLKESGLLDLK